The Dreissena polymorpha isolate Duluth1 chromosome 9, UMN_Dpol_1.0, whole genome shotgun sequence genome contains the following window.
ATTGTGGATCGATGAACACAGTGCACACAAAAGATCGTTGTCACAAACAGGACAAAACGTTATAGCAGTGGCGGTTTTGCGTTGAATGTTGCATGGTCCACAAAACAGCTGCGTTTTCCTTTGACTGGCGGTGTCATCTATATCATGGAATCCGCGTTTAATACCAGCCTGTTCTTTTTCCATCTCATGCGTTTTTGTGCCACCGTCAGAATATTTTTCGACATCGTTTAATGCGTCTGGATATGGATTTTTAATAACTTTGGTGTCTGCTGGATTTAAATCCTCCTCCGAGTCCGTCAGATCTACGAGTATAATTTCACCGGGTCTGGAGTCTGATGACGAATCAGAGTTGGTATCACATTCGTCTGATAACGGCTTCTTATTAGCATTTCCCATTTCGCatattattgcttgttttttatttaattgttggtTTAGACCCTGAAACACTAACAATAAGTTCtttttatttgagtcgtgttctaagaaaactgggcgtaatgcatgtgcgtaaagtgtcgtcccagtttagactgtacagtccgcacaggctaatcagggacgaaactttctgcctaaatttgatttttgctcagaagagacttcattaaaaatattcataaaagcggaaagtgtcgtccctgtgcggactgcacaggctaatctgagacgacactttacgcacatgcgttatgcacagttttcacagaacgcgactcatttaatttAGTAGTATATAGTCAGTTTGTAATTTTCTTGTGTTATTAATACGTATTGCCTATTCTATACTAACGCTATTTTGAAATACGTGTATTAATGTTCATTGTAACTGTGTATTCAATAATATTGTATACGCGACAAATTGCGTTTCAGAAGTTTTAAACGATTAGAATAAAATTATGCTTAAAACATTGCGAAAGCGAAAGTACACGAAACGAAAGTAGAAGTTATATAAATTTTAGTTTAATTAATCGTTTTTGTTTAATTAACGCACAGTCATCAGCTTATAGGCTGAATAATGGCAGCTATTTTAAACATATCATCGCTACCacaaatgttttgttacattgaGATACTACTTAAAGTTGAACATGAATTCAAATGTCAAGGCTAAGGgtattctgttttaaacacatctTGTACAACTTGAACTTTGAGAACTGAGGCGAATAATTTTATTTCGTAAATAACCGAATGCACTATGCACTGCATGAGTAGCTTTTAGTGCGCCAAGTATTATCGCCCACACTAAATGCAATGTGTTTTTGTTGAAcgtaaaaacaagaaattatgtAGACAACAACTCATAAATGAATTTATGTGTACGTATATTGCATATAGTTAATGTTACACAGAACATTAAAAGTTCGGTTGTTTGACTAAGTTACGTTTCAAATGCTTAACCTTTCAAAAACTATGTCCGAAAAACAGACGAATTACACAATCAAATAATTAAGACAGAACGATTTAAAATTTAAGCTGCACACAAAGAACTCTTCTCAATAGGGGAGGTTACCGTATTGGTGATTCTGAACAGGATAACCTCGTAGTTGATTTGAAGATTCCATAACGTGTtctatttttgaagttttcaatgAAAACCAGCATGAGGGTTTCTAGCCaatcatataatttatttaccatttatCGTCCCCAAGTTACTGTTTTATTATTTGCCATCCCCTTTTATATGCAAGAAGCTTTAAAATAGCAACATGAAAACTttaagtatataaaaaaaatgtgaacactGCAAAGTAGATCATTTTCCGGTTTGATTAATTCGAATCAATGACTTAAGATATTTTCCGTCAAATAAAAATCATTCCACAAAAACGCAAcatctgtttgtttgttgtttttcttctGCAGAATCGTAACCAGAGCCACATGTTTAGGCAGTTTGGGTaagtgggggaggggggggggggtgaatggGTCTTTCGGCTTCATCGATATGTTTTCTAGAAACACCAAAGGTGCGTTTTTGAGGACACTTAAAACGGAAAAACACCCGAAATCATTTACGTTTTATTTACCTAAAGTTGTACCACCcagaaattattataattttgtgaTGATGTTGCAAGCTTTGAGGTCGTAAATGGGATCACAGACCCTCGCGAAATAACAAAGAACGACAATGGTCGGTTACTGACATTGAATACTTAAAACATACGTTCCTAGAGTGTGTAAGATCAGAAATCGAAATAAAAAACAGGGTTTGGCAGACTGTTTTGAAGAAAGTTTTGTTTTAACGTCACTATGACGGAAACTTCAAGAAACGATTGATGTCAGATGTATGCTTCTATTCTTATGACCGAATGCCATTAGTGCGATTACTTTTTTCTTGTAGTATATGTTTGTGTTCATTTTTGTATGATTTAATCAGTGGCACGAATATTAGGAAACAAAATACTGCGTTTAAACTAAAATGATTGGGGTGTATTGACCAAAACGTGTCAGTGTCAATGATATGAACTATTTAAGTGAACATCTCTAGAGTCTCGCAtgatatactattattttacagtTTGTACCTTCATGTACACAGgaaatttgtttataaataaaggcGTGTTATTGTATACACTACATAAAGGATTGCAAATGtattaagtaatttattaatATGTGTGGTGTGGCTTGCACTGGCCACGCCTACTCGCAGGACACGCCTCCggcatgaatgcctctttgatagcaGGTACACCAGAGAGACtgttttgtatgcttgacgagtacAGATGAAcaaataaaaccagtataactttcaatggtgtttgttccttaaatggagttCCTTTAATGGTGATAAATAGTGTATTCTGTAGAAGAAACACTACAATATGGTAAACggttacataaaataaataagctgaATTTCCAAATGTGTTttttgtgcgtgtgtgcgtgcgggTGTGTGGTGCGTgggcgtgtgtgtgcgtgtgtttgtgcAGATAATCAcactatttttgtttacatttcagtAGATAGCATTATGTGATTCAGTAGATATAAGAACAATGTAAAAACGGAAGCCTAACGTTAACTTGTGTACAATTTCATTAAATAGAAGATATGTGTTGGATTCGTCTaatatcgatttaaatttacgagtgatcatagaaaataatattttcacgagtgacgTAGCCATGagataaaacatgtatatatgaccACGAGCCTGTCAAACTAAAATGAAGACTGTACACTAAATAAGTAAGCATATGAAACATTTTCACGAGACCTTATTGGCTATGAAAATGCTCGCTACGCAGCGCTCACTCATTTGAATCTCAGACATGTATTCGACAAAAATATCCAACTTTCGATGCAGCAACGCGTCCGCTGTCGACCAAAACTGATATAAAGAAGAAGCATTAAATTGAATAGGAAATCTACGAACTGTATAAACTAATGTATTTCAAAGGCAGTTACCTGTAGAAATCTAGAGAAAAAAAACTGATTAAGTGTCTTGATGTTCGTACTGCATCACTATTGATTGCATGCAAAAGCAGTTTAACGGTACATATTGCTATACGCCTTGATTCAAATTAAATCGGCATAAAAATGTTATGAATTTGCAAAAGATGAACTTAACTGCAAAACTTAACacgtaaaaataatgtatataaggGTTTCATATGTGTCATTTAAAGCACAATTTTACATGACACCCAAAGTTTAtttctataaaatcattattGGTTGGGTACATTTTGTTTTATAGGCGTTGTGACCGTCCTTTCCACCTCAGCAGAAATAATTTTTTGTATACTTTAACTATTGAACAGATTCATCAATTATCGATATGATTTCGCGGCTGCATTGTAACGTTAAAGCATTTATAACGTACGCAAGGTTGAAACGTTGGCTTTCAGTGTCGCTACAATTAATATCGAGTACATCAGGACGGTGTTGAGATCTAAACAAAAGAATACTCTGATCTCTAATGTTGTTTCATATTAATTGTATGAAAAACATGTTATAATAAGTCGTTAGCCTTGAATCGAAACCTCGCTCAGGTTTAAATATGGGGTTATTTGTGTACATTTAACGTTTATACACATACATGTTCTAAGTCACTAAAGAATTCCGCTATAGTAAGgaaatttaacacataaaaacCATAAACTGGTTGTGATTGTAGATGAGTTGGGTTgggaaaatgaaaataacttaTGATATTCAAATATAATTAGTTCAATCTGATATAATGATATTTTAGTTGAATTTCATGTATCGATGGTTTTAGATTTCAGTTGAGATTACACATTGGACGGGTAGTGACAAGAGAAGAGTAAGATTACTTAAACTAGAACGTATGCTCGTTCCTTGATTTTGCTAGTAAAATTGTTTCATCAGAAAATAGTTAGAACATTGATAatcaacatattaattaatgcatAAATGGTTTGTGCTCAATGAATCCATATTGTAATGCAAgataattaatgtatatttatatcaAGACCTTGCTTGATTCTGGGGAAGATGGGTAAATAATACCGTTTCTAACTACaatattgtgaacaaaataatccTTAAAACCTTAAGTACATCAAAAGAATACTTAACACGACCATCAAATGTCTAATATACCGCATGGTAAGTGCACATTTTGTCACTAAAAAGCGTCGCATCTAAGGCTGATTTGGTCATGGACACCACTTCACCATGgtcattttgttatatttgtttgcaaa
Protein-coding sequences here:
- the LOC127845984 gene encoding uncharacterized protein LOC127845984 — encoded protein: MGNANKKPLSDECDTNSDSSSDSRPGEIILVDLTDSEEDLNPADTKVIKNPYPDALNDVEKYSDGGTKTHEMEKEQAGIKRGFHDIDDTASQRKTQLFCGPCNIQRKTATAITFCPVCDNDLLCALCSSIHNALPVTNSHTLLDVSAYPDKNEGGNFGTGYKPICNLCLIQKVESEAILQCQECETQLCDSCRNQHKAQKATRSHNLININDETPKTKRARLQPPCTSTSPDEEETISDFLNNLVLQLRK